The window AATTTTTCCAAGGGCGTGACATTCGCAAACTTGAAATAAGCGGGAAACATGGTAACAATTCAATAATGAAGAAAAAGTACATGCCGCAGAGTAAGGAGAGCGCACGATGACGTCCGGGCAGCAGAGATTGGTGGTGGTTTCAAACAGGCTTCCGGCTGCACTCAAGCAGGAGAATGGGGAGTGGACAGTCAAGGCGGGCGCAGGCGGGCTGGTGACGGCGCTGGCGCCAGTGCTGAAAAACCGCGGCGGTGTCTGGATCGGTTGGTCCGGATCGTCCGACCCGACACTTGATGTGGACAGTTTGCTGTCAGATTTTTCGTCCAAGGCAGGGTATGACCTGTATACCGTCCCGCTGACCAAGGAAGAAGTGGACGGCTACTACTTTGGTTTTTCCAACGAAATCATCTGGCCCCTGTTCCATGATCTTCAGACCCGTTGTCGATTCCACCCCAAATACTGGCGCATGTATCTGGACGTGAATTTCAAGTTCGCGGAAATTGTGGCGCGCAGAACGACCCCTGATGACTACATCTGGATTCAGGATTACCACCTCATGCATCAGGCCTTCTTCCTGAAATCCATGGGCGTAAAACGGCAAATCGGATTCTTCCTGCACATTCCCTTCCCTCCACCGGATATTTTCATGAAGCTGCCGTGGCGCTGGAAAGTGATTCAGGCCCTGACCGAGTTTGATCTGGTGGGTTTTCAGACAATGCAGGATCGTCGAAATTTTCTGGAGTGCCTGCGTCGCCTCATGCCCGAGGCCAAGAGCGAAGGGCGCGGTCCTGTCATCACCGTGAAAGTGGGTAATCGTGAATTTCGACTCGGCGCATTCCCGATATCTATCGATTTCAACCAGTTTTCTGAAATGGCTCAGCGAGAGGAAGTGGGCCAAATGTCCTTCCGCATCAAAGAGGCCCTACGACATCGCAAGATCATCCTCGGTGTTGACCGACTGGACTACACCAAGGGAATCCCTGAACGTATTCGCTCCATCCAGACGCTTCTGCGCCGTTACCCGGACCTGAAAGGACGAGTGAATTTCGTGCAGATCGCAGTCCCAAGCCGCGAGGAAGTCGACGAGTACAAGGAACTGCGCACCGAGATCGAGCAGCTGGTAGGTCGCGTGAACGGCGAGTTCTCCTTCCCCGGGTGGGTGCCTGTCCACTATCACTACAAGAGCTTTCCGCACGAGGAGTTGGTGGCGTACTATTCCGCCGCAGATATTGCCTTGGTCACCCCTTTGCGCGACGGCATGAATCTTGTGGCCAAGGAATACTGCGCAGCCAATGCGAGCGGCGACGGTGTGCTGGTGCTCAGTGAGTTTGCCGGGGCCGCCGCCCAGATGCAGAAGTACGCTTACCTCGTGAACCCCTACGACATGGAAGGGATCGCCAAGGCGCTGCACCGTGCCTTCCACTGGGACAAGGAAGAGCGTTCTCGCCATATGACAGCCTTGCGCGATCAGGTTCGCACCAATAACATTTATTGGTGGGTTGATTCTTTCCTCAGGGCGGGTATCGCCAAGAGTCTGGATGATTTCCCTGAGGTAGAGACCCTCAAATTCGAACGGGGATAATTCCCACTTACGAGATCATTTGAGCCTGCCCCTTGTTTGGGGTAGGCTCTTCTCATGCTCGTACTCAAATGCGCGGCCTGCCGCCGCAAACTTTGGAAATATTACAAGATAGGTCAGGGAGAAGTGCACCGCTGCCATAAGGACCGCATCAAGAAAGTGTTCAACATGGAAGAGCGGGACGGCAAGGTGTGGTGCCCCTGCGGCAAAGCCGTGGGCATTGACCGTGGCAGCTATTACACCATGGATAAGAAGGCCTTTACTTACAAAGGCACGAAGACGAATAATTAGTTGTCGAGGTCAGACTCGTAGAACGCGAAGTTATTCTTACCCTCGCGTTTGACCTGATACATGGCCTTGTCCGCCGCATCGAGGATGTCGGCCATGGTCTCGCCGTCCTTGGGATAGAGGGCGATGCCAATAGATGCTCCGGTGCTCACGCGGCTGCCCTCAATGACGTACTGAGAGCGCAGTCGTTCCACCAGTTGTCCCGCCGTACCAGCAGCTCTGCCGCGGTCGGTGTTGGGCAAAACCACGATGAATTCATCGCCGCCCTGACGGTAAGGTGTGCCGTTGTCTTCCACCACATGATTCATGCGCTTGGCAGCACGGACCAGCAGGGTGTCTCCTGCCTTGTGGCCGAGACTGTCGTTGACTTCCTTGAATCCGTCCAGATCGATGAAAATTACGGCTACGGTTGAGTCGGTGTCCTGCGCATCGGTCAACACTGCGGGAAGGTTTTCTTCCAGTGCAAGCCGGTTGCTGAGCCCGGTGAGGACATCGCGGTAGGCAAGCTGGTCGATGTCCTTGTTCCGGTTGGGATCGTGGACTGTACAGAAATAGGCGTTGTGGTCCGGCGAAAAGATCACGTTCCAGTTGAGCTTGATGTAGGAGTCATCCTTGCACAGGAAACGGAAGGAAAACGTGGTGGAGCCGATGTCCGAGGTAATGAGTCGTTGCAGGTCGGCAAGGGCTCGTTCCCGGTCGTCGAAATGGATATGCTCCATGAGGTAATTACCCTGCAAATCTTCACGCGAAATGCCGGTGCAGGCTTCCCACTGGGTGTTCACGTCTTCGAACTGTCCGTCCAGAGAAATGACCGCAGTCATGTCAGGCGACAGAGATAGCCATGCATAGCGCTCGAAATAGAAAAGTCGCTGCAGTAGATAGGGATCAAAGTCCTCGCTCATAAACCAGTTCATATCCATGCCGCTGCATATCGTCTTTGACAATTTCTGACCAGAAGAAATTGAATCTCCTACATTTCTGTAGCTTGTTGGGAGTATATGTTCCGGGAAACGGGTTGACAGGAACGGTGCTGTTCGCAACAGTGCATGAGACTGTATCAACTATACCTGCCCAATTGAGGAGGAGGCCGGTTTGAGAAAGATTATTTCGCTTATTGCGTCCCTGTTGCTGACCCTGATTATGACACTGCCCGCTCTTGCTGAGGCCGAGCAGTGCAACGCCATCCCCTGGGGCGAGCCTCTTTCCTCTGTTGAGGAAATCAAGTTCTCCCACGCAGCCGGAGGCATTCGCTATTACAACGTGACCAAGGTCAAGGCGTGCGGCATTTCCAAGATCGAGGACACCCGCGTCACCTACGGTTTCACCCAGAACAAGCTCTATGTGACGCTGGTTGAAATCGACAAGGCCAAGGATCTCAAGAAGGTCGTGTCCCTGCTTATCGACGAGTATGGCCTGCCTGACACCAAGAAGACTGATGGTTGGGATGTTTACCGCTGGGAGACCGACACCCTCAAGATCAAGCTCAAGAGCCAGTACACCACCGATCGAATCAAAATCGGCATGTACTACAAGCCGCTTGCTCCCGCCTCCGAATAGTAGCGCATCCGCGTCGTTGGATGGTCCGAGTCAATCCTCACCGTAGCGCTGCTACGCCTCCGGTTGCCTCAGCCCATCCGCCTAGCGGCTGCACCACTCTTCGAAGGCTCACTATGTTTGCTAATGAAAAGGGCGCCCTATTGGGGGTGCCCTTTTTGGTTGGGATTGGAATTGAAATTACAGGACGCGTCTGGCGCCGACGTAGTGCTCCCGCCAGTATGTATTGTTCAGGCTGGATTCCATAACCCGTTTGCCGGAACTGGGGGCGTGGATGAAGGTGCCGCGATCGGTGACGATGCCTACGTGGAGAGACTTGGCGCCTTTTTCGACCTTATGGAAGATGAGATCGCCGGGACGGAGCTGGCCGTACTTGATGGACGAGCCTGCACCGAACTGCTGCCAGGAGACGCGCGGCAGGGAAATGCCGTTCTGGCGGTACACGTACCAGACCAGTCCGGAGCAATCGAAGCCGGAGCGGGGCGATTCGCCGCCCCATCGGTATGGGGCACCGATCACGGAGCGGGCCATGCGCAGGACAGATGCCGCTTTGCCTTTGGCGGCAGAGTGTTTGACGGACTGTGGTGAGGCACCGGGAGGCGGGGCTACGGACTTGGTCGCACAACCGCCGGCCGCAAGGAGCACCATGAGCAGCAAAACTGCCATGCAGAACGTCCAGCGGCGGGCGGAATGTTTCGCGGCCATGCGTGCCTCCGGTTACCGAACCTTGATGTAGGACTTTACGCCGCGCACACCTTCAATGGACTTGGCGTGTGCGATGGCCTTGTCGCGTTCCTTGGCCGAGCCGACAATGCCCAGCAGGACGACGTGGCACTGGATCATCTCGATATCGATGTTGGTTGACCAGATGTCACCGTCTGCAATGAGGTCCTTGCGCAGCGTGCTGGAGATGCTGAGGTTGTCCGTGGTGCCGCAATGGTCGCCGACCTTCTTGGGCATGAAGTAAGTCGTCACGGTCTTCACGCCTTTAACGCCCTTGGCGATTTTTACGGCGCGTTCCACCTGTGTATGGCTCTCATATTCGCCGATCAGGTAGACATGCCCCTCGTACGTGTAGGCGTCGAAGTCGAGGAACTTGACGGTGTTGTCATCCAGGAATTTCTCTTCGATCAGAAATGAGATCTTTTTGTCCCCGGAATAGGTGCTGACATTTCGCTCTTCCACGGCCACGTCGTACATGGCGCAACCTTGGGTCATGTATGCGGCTACGAGCATCAATATTACGAAAAGAATGGATATACTGCGTTTCATGGGCTCCCCCTGAGTATTTCTAGACAAAATTTAGATACATGACGGAATTGGGTAGTGCAACCTTTTACGATTGTTTATAGGATATAGCTTGGTCGAACTTGAGGAGAGGTTATGGCAAAATTGCAGTATGATTTTTTGGAAGATTCTTTTCTTTTTGATGATCGTCATATCAATAATTCATTTAAGGGTGTGATGGAAAAGGTTCTGGTCCATGAATTAGAGCGATATAGGTGTTTTTGCCGAGAGAATCTAGATTCTATCATTCAGCAGAGTCATGAAACAGATTCCCAATTGAAAACATATATTCAAGAGGGAGCGTATGATCCAACTTTCTTTAAACAAACGGCTTTGTATTTAGATGAAATCGTCGTTGCGGACCCTTTGCTAAAGTATTCAAATCCATTAAATGGTGAATTCTCAGAAATATTTACAGCAGCGGGTGTTAGTCATAGCGCTGTGATTGACCGCAAAGAGTTGGCTGTTCTTATACGAAAAATGAAGTCAGTTTTGCCAATGGTGAAGTGCGGTTACTTGCGGATGACTCCGAGAGAGTCACTAGAGGAAGACAGGGGGCTTCCGTTATTTTATGATAAGAATTTGTTTTTCGATGTGTTGAATGAAAACAATTTATCTTATTATCGAGAGAATGCTGAAATTTGGTTCGGTAAAGTCGATGCAGGAGTGGTGACTTTTTCACCAACGTATGAACCTTCGAGGCATATTTCTATTCGATTTGGCGATGATAAATCGTGTTGTATGGGATACATGCTTATGAATAATGAATTTGTTGAATCTGAGGATGATACAAGGATGCGTGTACGTTTTTCCATGCCTGATGATAAGCCATCAGTTGATAGACTAAAAAACTGGATAGACCAATCAGTAAACAAAACAGCAATTAATCATTACGAACAGCTTGTTTCAGATGTTTATTATAGTCAGTATGCCAACGCAAATTTGTTGTTAAAGTCTCAGTTTAGTCAAAGTTTGGTTGGAAGCAGTGTCGGCAATATAAAAAATGAGACAGCAAGTTCAATTTTGAGCGTCGACTTACCTTTCTTGAGTGATATTGAAATCGAAGACTTGATGAACGTAAGACTTAACGATGGAGAAATTTTTTCTTCTTTTCGTAGCTATCTTGAATCACAGTTTAGAGAATTAAGAATAGAAAGAGATGCTGTAGCTGTTAGCTTGAAAATTGATAATATCATGCATGAGATAGCAGAAGTCAAAATGTTAGAAATTGAGCAGAAAGCCAGGCGCATTAAGAGAGGGGCCCTCGCGAATGTTGCTATTATAGCTGGTAGTCTGGCAACAAGTGTGATGACTTCTGGTTGGAGCCTCTTGGGAGCTTTGGTTGCGACTGTTCAAGGGTATAAAACTTATGAGGATTATCAGGAGCAAGTAAGAGAGAACCCTTGCTGTTTTTTGTGGCGGGTAAAAAATAAGTAATTATGATTGGTAGCTAGTCGAACAACAGGGCCAATGCCTGCTGCAACGCTTTATCCGGCACTGACCATTTGCCGGTCCAGTTGGGGGGCAGTGAGAAGGTGGCATCGGCCACGCGCATGGCAAAACAGTGCAGACGCATGGCTCCGCGATCATTACCCTTGCCGTATTTGCGATCACCTACGACAGGGTGTTTGCGGGAAGCCAGCTGAACGCGAATCTGATGGGTGCGACCGGTAAGCAATCGGACAGCGACGAGGCTGTATTGGTCGCCAGCAACCAAACCCGTCACGCGTGCCAGCGCTTCCTTGCCCGAGCCAGTACGGACTTTCTCTTCACCCGGTGCGCCTTGCTTCTCCAAAAGGTCTTCCAGCAGCACGGTATCTGTTTCGCGCCAATTGCCTTTGACCCATGCCAGATAGACCTTGCCGATATCGCCTGAAGCGAATCGGTCGTTCAGGTCGCGCAGGGTCGCATAGTCTTTGGCAGCCAGGAGCAGTCCCGAGGTATCTCTGTCCAGTCGATGCGCCAGTGTGGGCATGAAATCCGCACCTTTGAACATGGCGTTCAGGCGGGCCACTACCGAGTCTTCGATCTTGTCACCGCCATGTGCGGCCAGTCCGGCAGGTTTGGCGACCACAAGGAGGTGCTTTTCCTCATGGGCGATATCCAAAGTGCCCACCGAAGATGCCGTTTTGTCCTCGCCCGGAGTATAGGGCGGGATACGGACCATCTGTCCCGCCTCGATGCGGTCGAACGGCTTTTTGCGCCCTTTGTCCACGCGCACCTGTCCTTTTCGGATCCATCGCTGGATGGCCGAGCGCGGCACGTCGCCTTTCAGGCGGCGTTCCAAATATTGGAGCAGCTTCTGGCCGGCTTCGGCCTCGGTAACGGTAATAAACTGGGCTTTGGGCATATGGTGTTATGGTCGTGGTTTGGGAAAGCAGAATAGGATGCCGCTACGCGGCGATTGTCAGGTGATTTCGCCTCCGGCGGGCAAGGACTCGCGCCCTTGCATCCCCCTTTTGCACCTACGGTGCAGAACTAACTTCGCCGAAGGCGAGAGTGGGATTCCAAAGGGTATAGCCCTTTGGCCGCCGGAGGCGAAATCATCCAACAATGGAGCCGAAGGCGACCTCAAAATCTGATTTCCTCATAAAAAAAACGGCGCAGTGTCACTCACTGCGCCGTTAGTAGTAGCAATGTCGGGGCGGGCCGTCAGCTATTTCCTGTACCAGTGCCCGCGCTCGTTCTGCAACCATGTACCGATAGGGGCTTCTTTGGCGATCTTGCGCGCCTTGAGTATCCCGACCTCGGTGAATGTCTTGTCCATGCGCTTGCCGAGGGCCTTGTAGAGCTTGAGGCGATCCTCATTCTCCTGCTTGATGATTGCCAGATGCAACTCCTTGCCCCTGTACTCAAGCAGGCCAATGTTGTTCTCGCCGAGCGTGCCGTCGGCCAACATGGCATCAATGGTCGGCTTCCGCTTGGTCATGCGTTCCTTGAGATCGTCAGCCTGGGCCGCAACTGCCGTTACGAGCATGCAGAGGGCGATTATGACGGGCAGGGAACGCATGGGGCTAGCCTATTTTTGGTACCACTGTCCTTGCGGGTTCTGAACCCAACTGCCCGGAGGTACTATTTGGATGAACTTCGCGGCGCTTCGTTGACCGACAACGGCTGGGGCGGCGCCGGTCTTCTTGGCAATGGCTGCGTATACCTTGGCGCGATCGGCGTTTTCAGCGGCGACGAGATCGGCCTGCTGCTGCGGCCCCCGGAATTCGAGGTATCCCTGGTTGTTTTCGCCGACGATCCCTTGCTTCTGAAGGGCCTGGATGGCGGGGACTCGGGCCTTCATTCGATCCTTGATGCCCTGTGCCTGAGCCGTGGCAGCCAGCAGGCAGATCAGCATGGTGACAAGGGCAATAATATGTTTCTTATTGGGCATTGGGAGCCTCCGGTTCAGTGTCGTAGATATCAGAGAAGAAGTCGTCGAGTTCCTTGTCCACCTTGACGTTGACGTCGATGGTGATGTGGATCGGTTTGACTTCCACGGGAGCCACTTCGACTCTGTGGCTTGTCTGGCAGCCCCAGACGAAAATCAGAGTGACCATTGTGGTCATAATCCATAGTTGTTTCATAACATGTCCCCTCGTTATTTATGAGGTTGTTCAAACATGGTTGAGTGCTAGGCGACAAGCGTAAATCATCCGGAGGCGTAGCCGCGCTACGGTGTGGATTGATTTGCGGTTGGCAACGACGCAATCGGACATGTTTGGGCAACCTCTTCTATTCGATCATGTTGATGATGTCCTTATACAGCAATATTTGGTCCAGTGGTAAGGTGAAATTCACATCCAGTCGCAGGCCCTGGAAATTGGAGCCCTTCACATCTCCGGTCACACGGGCAAAACCGCCGAACTCCTTGCGGTAAATAAATGGGAGCGTGGAGACGGGCTTGCCGTCCAAAGACAGCCGTACCAGCAGGTCTTTCCCTACAGTATCCGCCTTGATGCGCACCCATCTATACTCGAAATCCTTGATGGCCTCCTGCGCCAATTCCAGTTGTCCGCGTTGGGGTGTCCCCTCAGGAATCGCGCTGACCAGATCCTGCATGGCCTCGACTTTAATGGTGCCGCCTTCGCCCGGTGACGAGTGCAAAAATCCGTTGTTGAACGAAATTTTCCCACGCTTCCATGTAACAGGCAATTCACCGGACAGGGCCGCCTTGCCTTCAGCATCGGCCAAACCGAGCTGTTTGAGCAGGCCGGAGAGGCTGAGATGCGAACAGAACAGGGTGACGTCATACTCCTCGTGACCGGGGACGATACGGAAAGCACGGCTGGCAACGTGGCCACCCACCCAATTGAAGCTCATGTTCTCCACCAGCACCACGCCGCGAGGCTCCAATTGGAATGTGACGCGGCCTTTGCCGATGGAAAGCGGGCCTGCGGTGAGGCTGTCGAAACTGAGCAGCTGGGCTGGTGCGCTGCGGAAATTCATCAGGTCCGGTGATTCGAAATAGAGACGGATACCCTCGAGGCGGGCGGTTTTCTCCTCGCCCATGACGAGGGAACCGTTGGTGACGAATACGCCCATGTTCGATGCGATGTCGCCGTCGTGGATGGTCAATCCGCCTTCAACCGACAGGTTTCCGGTAAGTTTCACACCCTTCATGGCCGGAGCCAGCGTGGCCGGATCAAACGTGTCGGCTATGGAGTAACTCGGGATGTCAAAAGTGAACCGGGCGTCCTTGGTTTCCATGGACGCGCTGCCGCCGAAAACAACTTTGAGATCAGGCAGGAGCTGTGAGTAGAGGGCTCCCTCAATGCCGAGGCCCATGCCTTGCTGACGCATGCGGGTGACTACCGTGCCGAGGCGGTACTTGTCGAAGCGCAGGTCGGATACGCGCAGGTCGCCTCGCGTATGCTTCTTTGGTGCAGGCCACGCCAGAGGGAGGGAAAACTTCACTGCGCCAGTGCGCAGGTCTGTCTTGTCGAGCGCCGTGCCGCGTGTGTTTCCCTTGAGAATGACGTCCGCTTTGTCTGAAGTGGCCGTGCCTGTGAGGCTCAGATTCAATCCGGCCAGCCGAATGGCGCGGCCTCCGGTATCAATGACCATCTTGTCTGGATGGTCCATGTTCAGGGCCACATTCCAGATGTCATTGGTACAAGTCGCGTTCAGCTTTCCGGGCAGAGTGACACCCATGGATTCGATGGTGAACTCTGTTGCCAGATTCTCGGCCGAGGCGTGACCCTTGGCAATAGTCACAGTCATGGGCTGCGGGGCTTCGATGGCGAGTGGCTGGATCGAAAAGTCGACCGTCTTGCCAACCACATTCGCTGCGATAGAGAGCTTTGAGTCCTCCGCGAGCAGTACGCCTGTATCCGGCAGGACAAGGTTGGCAATATCGGTCTGCACCTGTGCGTTCAGGGAGTCGAGGTCCGTGAGGTTGAGAGCGGCATTGATGGTGATGTCTGCATCACCTGTGACAGGCATGGGAAGGAAATCGGCCACTGCACCGAGTCGGAATTTTTTGGCAATCACCTCGGCCTTCACATCATCCATGGTCGGGCCCAATTCAACAGCTACATCAATCTGCTGATCGCGAGGGATAATGGTGGCTGCGACATTAATGGTATCCCCCGGTGTGACCAGTGCCGAGAAGGGGACGGAGATGGGCGTGCCGTCCACCGTGCAATGCAGAACGGAGTCGATTATTGCAATGGAGTCCAGCGGCAGGTCGGGGAGGGCGTTGTCGGAAGATGTGTCTGATTCGGATTTGGGGAGCAAGTCGAGGACCGGCAGACGAAATGTGCCGTCAGCAAACTCGGCATCGAGGCTGACACCCTCAAGGGTGACGGTGTTCACCCGCTTCTGTTTCAATGATTCCGGGGTGTAGGTGACATGCATATTGGCAAGCCGCAGCCCGCCTTTTTCAGGCCCGAGGCGGACAGGGCCGATGTCGGCGGAAAAGAGGCCTGCATTGCGGATGTGAAATTCGGTCAGGGGCAGTCCCATCTCGCCAGCCATCTGTGGGACGAGCTTTTCCAAATACCCGGGTGTCCACAGGAAAAGACCCCACCCGGCTGCCAGAATAATGGTCAGCAACCAGGGGGTGACAAGCAGTGTCCATTTAAGAATGCGTTTGCCAAGAGAGACGGCCATTTATGATCTATAACGCCTCCTGCATGTCATTGGCAAGCTATTGCACTTCGAGATGGTGTCCTGACTGAATGGCGTGGTATATGGCGTTGCCGAGCTTCGCAACGTCGTCGCGGCTGACAATATAGGGTGGCATTACATAGAGAAGCTTCCCGAACGGGCGAATCCATACGCCTTGCTCAATGAAGAACTCCTGGAGCTTCGGCATGTTGCTCGGATCAGTCAGTTCAACCACGCCGATGGCGCCGAGGACGCGAACATCGCTGACGTCTGCCAATTCTCGACAGGGTGACAGGCTCTCGTCTAGCCACCCTTCGATGTTTGAGACCTGTTCTTGCCACTCGTTGCGGTTGAGCAGATCAAGACTGGTCTTGGCTACGGCGCATGCCAGCGGGTTGCCCATGAATGTCGGGCCGTGCATGAGTACGCCGCCGTCAGCGGAGATGGTGCGCGCCACCTTGTCCGTGGCGAGGGTGGCTGCCAGCGTCATGTAACCGCCGGAGAGCGCCTTGCCTACGCACATGATGTCCGGGACGATATCTGCCCATTGGCAGGCGAACAGCTTGCCAGTGCGGCCGAAGCCCGTGGCGATCTCGTCCAGTATCAGGAGTACGCCGTGCTCGTCGGCCAACTCGCGCAGACCGTGCAGATATTCGGGGTGATAAAACCACATCCCGCCAGCGCCCTGTACGATGGGCTCGATGATGATGGCGGCAATCTCATGGGCGTGTTGCTCGAAGACGGCTCGTGCCTCTTCAAGGCTCGCCGGATCATACTCTGCGTCAAAGCGGCAGGTCGGCCGCGGCGCGAAAATTTGCTTGGGCAGGAGCCCTGAGAAAAGATGATGCATGCCGCCGTCGGGGTCGCACACGGACATGCAGCCACAAGTGTCGCCGTGGTAGCCGCCGCGTACGGTGAAGAGTCGGGTACGCTCGGTCTGGCCGGAGGTCTGCATGTATTGCAGGGCCATCTTGATGGCCACCTCCACGCTCACGGAACCGGAGTCAGCAAGGAAACAGTGATCCAGCCCATCCGGAGCCATGCCGATAAGACTGCGGCCCAGCTCTACGGCAGGATCGTGCGTCAGGCCGCCGAACATGACGTGGGACATGCGTCCGATCTGTTCCCGCGCAGTCCGGTTGAGTTCCGGGTGGTTGTAGCCGTGAATGGCGCACCACCAAGAGGCCATGCCGTCCATCAATTCGGTGCCGTCCTCCAGCACCAGTCGGGTGCCATGGGCGGATTTGACCTTGGTGGTAACCAACGGGTTGGTGGCTGAAGTGTATGGGTGCCACAGATGGTCGCGGTCGAAATCAATGTCATCGGATGAGGCCACCGGGCCGGTGCACAGGGATTCCAGAGCGCGCACCATGCGGTTGAGCAGTCGATGCTTGGGGTAGGTCTGGTCGCCAAGAAACTGGATGTCTGCCAAAATGGGAACGTCACCATGCTCGGTGATGGTCTTGACGTTGTCCTCCCGCAGAAATTCGTCTTCCTCGTCGGGACGTGTGGTGTTGTTAATGACCACGCCCGCCACTTTCAGGCCACGGTTGCGCACCATCTCCACAGTCATGAGGGTGTGGTTGATCATGCCCAGCTTGTTGTCGGCCACGATGATGACCGGTAGGCCGAGGCGTTGCATCAGGTCCAGTGAGGTCTCAGTGTCATTGAGTGGCACAGCTGCGCCGCCGGCACCTTCCACCAGTGCCACGTCGTAGCCGTCTCCCTTGGAACGAATCCCCTTCACCAGCTCGTCCAGATCGATGACATCGTTTGCCAGCTTGGCCGCCAGATGCGGCGAGCAGGCCGGGACGAATTTTTTGCAGCAGGCATCGGGATAGCCGTCCGGGAAATGGTCACGTGTGAAGCGGGCGTATACATCCACGTCTTCGGCACACAGGCCTTCCTCGGTTTCGAGGCAGCCGGTCTGGACCGCTTTGATGGCGAGGGCCTTTTTGCCCGCATCGAGCATGGCTCGGAGGAGAGCCGCTGTGACTCTGGTCTTGCCTACGCCGGTGTCAGTGCCGGTTATGAAGAAGCCGCGCATCATCGCATCAGGCTCGGGACAAAGGTGACCAGACTGGGGAATGCCATGAGGATGGCAACACAGATACAGTACGCGACCATGAAGTAGGAGACGCCCTTGAATACATCGGTCATGGGAACGTCCTTGGCCATGGATGCCACGATAAAGGTGTTGACGCCCACAGGCGGCGTAATGGCTCCGAGGGTGGTAACGACGGTAATGAGCACGCCGAACCACAGCGGATCATAACCCATGGCCGTGACCACCGGGAAAAAGATGGGAATGGTCACCAGCAGGAGCGCCAGCGCATCCATGACCATACCGCCTACCACGTAGATGAGACAGATGACCGCGATGATGACCATGGGCGGAATCGGTAGTCCGGCCACAAACCCGGCGGCCTCGAAAGGCAAGCGTGTGATGGCGAGGAAACGGCCGAAAATGACCGCGCCGAAGATGATGACCATGATCATGCAGGAAATCTTGAGGGAGTCGTTTACCGCCAACCAGAATTTCTTGATGGTCATCTTGCCGGACACTGTGGCGATGAGCAGAGCCAATGCCGCGCCAGTGGCACCCGCTTCAGTGGGGGTGAACAGGCCGAGGAACAGGCCGCCCATGACAAGTATGAACAGGATGATCATTTCAATGGAGCCGGGCAGGGATGCGAGCTTTTCCTTGAAGGTGGTCTTGGGACCGGCCGGACCCCAGTCGGGGTGGCGTTTGCACAGGTACCAGATGGTTCCCATGAACAAGGTGGTCAGCAGGATGCCCGGGACCATGCCGCCCATGAAGAGCTGGGCAATGGACTGGCTGGTCTGCAGGCCGATGATGATCAGTACAACCGAGGGCGGGATGATGACGC of the Pseudodesulfovibrio sp. zrk46 genome contains:
- a CDS encoding trehalose-6-phosphate synthase is translated as MTSGQQRLVVVSNRLPAALKQENGEWTVKAGAGGLVTALAPVLKNRGGVWIGWSGSSDPTLDVDSLLSDFSSKAGYDLYTVPLTKEEVDGYYFGFSNEIIWPLFHDLQTRCRFHPKYWRMYLDVNFKFAEIVARRTTPDDYIWIQDYHLMHQAFFLKSMGVKRQIGFFLHIPFPPPDIFMKLPWRWKVIQALTEFDLVGFQTMQDRRNFLECLRRLMPEAKSEGRGPVITVKVGNREFRLGAFPISIDFNQFSEMAQREEVGQMSFRIKEALRHRKIILGVDRLDYTKGIPERIRSIQTLLRRYPDLKGRVNFVQIAVPSREEVDEYKELRTEIEQLVGRVNGEFSFPGWVPVHYHYKSFPHEELVAYYSAADIALVTPLRDGMNLVAKEYCAANASGDGVLVLSEFAGAAAQMQKYAYLVNPYDMEGIAKALHRAFHWDKEERSRHMTALRDQVRTNNIYWWVDSFLRAGIAKSLDDFPEVETLKFERG
- a CDS encoding sensor domain-containing diguanylate cyclase, whose translation is MDMNWFMSEDFDPYLLQRLFYFERYAWLSLSPDMTAVISLDGQFEDVNTQWEACTGISREDLQGNYLMEHIHFDDRERALADLQRLITSDIGSTTFSFRFLCKDDSYIKLNWNVIFSPDHNAYFCTVHDPNRNKDIDQLAYRDVLTGLSNRLALEENLPAVLTDAQDTDSTVAVIFIDLDGFKEVNDSLGHKAGDTLLVRAAKRMNHVVEDNGTPYRQGGDEFIVVLPNTDRGRAAGTAGQLVERLRSQYVIEGSRVSTGASIGIALYPKDGETMADILDAADKAMYQVKREGKNNFAFYESDLDN
- a CDS encoding C40 family peptidase; translation: MAAKHSARRWTFCMAVLLLMVLLAAGGCATKSVAPPPGASPQSVKHSAAKGKAASVLRMARSVIGAPYRWGGESPRSGFDCSGLVWYVYRQNGISLPRVSWQQFGAGSSIKYGQLRPGDLIFHKVEKGAKSLHVGIVTDRGTFIHAPSSGKRVMESSLNNTYWREHYVGARRVL
- a CDS encoding BON domain-containing protein, whose translation is MKRSISILFVILMLVAAYMTQGCAMYDVAVEERNVSTYSGDKKISFLIEEKFLDDNTVKFLDFDAYTYEGHVYLIGEYESHTQVERAVKIAKGVKGVKTVTTYFMPKKVGDHCGTTDNLSISSTLRKDLIADGDIWSTNIDIEMIQCHVVLLGIVGSAKERDKAIAHAKSIEGVRGVKSYIKVR
- a CDS encoding RluA family pseudouridine synthase, which gives rise to MPKAQFITVTEAEAGQKLLQYLERRLKGDVPRSAIQRWIRKGQVRVDKGRKKPFDRIEAGQMVRIPPYTPGEDKTASSVGTLDIAHEEKHLLVVAKPAGLAAHGGDKIEDSVVARLNAMFKGADFMPTLAHRLDRDTSGLLLAAKDYATLRDLNDRFASGDIGKVYLAWVKGNWRETDTVLLEDLLEKQGAPGEEKVRTGSGKEALARVTGLVAGDQYSLVAVRLLTGRTHQIRVQLASRKHPVVGDRKYGKGNDRGAMRLHCFAMRVADATFSLPPNWTGKWSVPDKALQQALALLFD
- a CDS encoding DUF1318 domain-containing protein, which produces MRSLPVIIALCMLVTAVAAQADDLKERMTKRKPTIDAMLADGTLGENNIGLLEYRGKELHLAIIKQENEDRLKLYKALGKRMDKTFTEVGILKARKIAKEAPIGTWLQNERGHWYRK
- a CDS encoding YdbL family protein, producing MPNKKHIIALVTMLICLLAATAQAQGIKDRMKARVPAIQALQKQGIVGENNQGYLEFRGPQQQADLVAAENADRAKVYAAIAKKTGAAPAVVGQRSAAKFIQIVPPGSWVQNPQGQWYQK